One segment of Cynocephalus volans isolate mCynVol1 chromosome 8, mCynVol1.pri, whole genome shotgun sequence DNA contains the following:
- the LOC134384865 gene encoding large ribosomal subunit protein eL21-like, whose amino-acid sequence MTNTKGKRRGTRYMFSRPFRKHGVVPLATYMQIYKKGDIVDIKGMGTVQKGMPHKCYHGKTGRVYNVTQHAVGIVVNKQVKGKILAKRINVRIEHIKHSKSRDSFLKHVKENDQKKKEAKEKGTWVQLKRQPAPPREAHFVRTNGKEPELLEPIPYEFMA is encoded by the coding sequence ATGACGAACacaaagggaaagaggagaggcacCCGATATATGTTTTCTAGGCCTTTTAGAAAACATGGAGTTGTTCCTTTGGCCACATACATGCAAATCTACAAGAAAGGTGATATTGTAGACATCAAGGGAATGGGAACTGTTCAAAAAGGAATGCCCCACAAATGTTACCATGGTAAAACTGGAAGAGTCTACAATGTTACCCAGCATGCTGTTGGCATTGTTGTAAACAAACAGGTTAAGGGCAAGATCCTTGCCAAGAGAATTAATGTGCGTATTGAGCATATTAAGCACTCTAAAAGCCGAGACAGTTTCCTCAAACACGTGaaggaaaatgatcagaaaaagaaggaagcaaaagagaagGGAACCTGGGTTCAACTGAAGCGCCAGCCTGCTCCACCCAGAGAAGCACACTTTGTGAGAACCAATGGCAAGGAGCCTGAGCTGTTGGAACCTATTCCCTATGAATTCATGGCATAA